In Streptomyces sp. NBC_01408, one DNA window encodes the following:
- a CDS encoding DUF4229 domain-containing protein, which yields MSLKPSATIRYTAMRLGIFLGCLVAVALLVRLGWVPAGLGDANFAWVVLLALVLSAPLSFVLLRKQRDEMSQQISGRVAGAKEKLAANRSQEDVADDAARVSP from the coding sequence GTGTCCCTCAAGCCGAGCGCAACGATCCGCTACACCGCCATGCGGCTGGGCATCTTCCTCGGGTGCCTCGTCGCCGTCGCGCTCCTGGTCCGTCTCGGCTGGGTGCCCGCCGGGCTCGGCGACGCCAACTTCGCCTGGGTCGTGCTGCTCGCCCTGGTCCTCTCCGCGCCGCTGTCGTTCGTCCTGCTGCGCAAGCAGCGCGACGAGATGTCCCAGCAGATCTCCGGCCGGGTCGCGGGTGCGAAGGAGAAGCTCGCCGCGAACCGCAGCCAGGAGGACGTGGCCGACGACGCCGCACGCGTGAGCCCGTAA
- a CDS encoding GNAT family N-acetyltransferase yields the protein MALTFTLDPVVDPTLRDGILELWADVSNAGGAVGFVPPVTADDIRPALVRQLAAVADGSTRLLVGRSADDGDGTVAATAFLTHNTHHLQLHWLWAYTVMVHPRYQGKGYGRDLMDATADAARSIEGIDAIRLGCRGGLGLEHFYAACGYKEVGRVPDAIRVAPGDDRDDITMLLPLR from the coding sequence ATGGCCCTTACCTTCACCCTGGACCCCGTCGTCGACCCCACCCTCCGTGACGGAATCCTGGAGCTGTGGGCCGACGTCAGCAACGCGGGCGGCGCCGTGGGCTTCGTACCGCCCGTCACCGCCGACGACATCCGCCCGGCCCTGGTCAGACAGCTCGCCGCGGTCGCCGACGGGAGCACCCGGCTGCTCGTCGGGCGCTCCGCCGACGATGGCGACGGGACGGTCGCCGCCACCGCCTTCCTCACCCACAACACGCACCACCTCCAACTGCACTGGCTGTGGGCGTACACGGTGATGGTCCACCCCCGCTACCAGGGCAAGGGCTACGGCCGCGACCTGATGGACGCGACGGCCGACGCGGCCCGCTCGATCGAGGGCATCGACGCGATCCGCCTCGGCTGCCGTGGCGGTCTCGGCCTGGAGCACTTCTACGCGGCCTGCGGCTACAAGGAGGTCGGCCGCGTCCCCGACGCCATCCGCGTCGCCCCGGGCGACGACCGCGACGACATCACGATGCTGCTGCCGCTGCGCTGA
- the mqnE gene encoding aminofutalosine synthase MqnE has protein sequence MDAGLKRELEEKVRSGERLTREDGIALYESDDLAWLGGLAHEVRTRKNGDVVHFNVNRHLNMTNVCTASCAYCSFQRKPGEKDAYTMRIEEAVRLAKAMENENLTELHIVNGLHPNLPWRYYPRSLSELKKALPDVSLKAFTATEIHHFETISGMSASEILDELIEAGLESLTGGGAEIFDWEVRQHIVDHRTHWEDWSRIHRLAHSKGIKTPATMLYGHIEEPRHRVDHVLRLRELQDETGGFQVFIPLRYQHDFVDMKDGKVRNKLQARTSMATGAEALKTFAVSRLLFDNVPHVKVFWVMHGVQTAQLALQYGADDMDGSVVEYKITHDADNYGTPDKLGRDDLLELIRDAGFRPMERNTRYEVIREYPGPDAALRETPQAMRV, from the coding sequence ATGGACGCTGGGCTGAAGCGCGAGCTGGAGGAGAAGGTCCGTTCCGGTGAGCGGCTGACGCGTGAGGACGGTATCGCCCTCTACGAGTCGGATGACCTGGCGTGGCTCGGTGGCCTTGCTCATGAGGTGCGGACGCGTAAGAACGGTGATGTCGTCCACTTCAATGTGAACCGTCATCTGAACATGACGAATGTGTGCACGGCGTCGTGTGCGTACTGCTCGTTCCAGCGCAAGCCGGGGGAGAAGGACGCGTACACGATGCGGATCGAGGAGGCTGTTCGCCTGGCGAAGGCCATGGAGAACGAGAACCTCACCGAGCTGCACATCGTCAACGGCCTGCACCCGAACCTGCCGTGGCGTTATTACCCGCGTTCGCTGTCGGAGCTGAAGAAGGCGCTGCCGGACGTGTCGCTGAAGGCGTTCACGGCGACGGAGATCCATCACTTCGAGACGATCTCGGGGATGTCGGCTTCGGAGATCCTGGACGAGCTGATCGAGGCGGGCCTGGAGTCGCTGACGGGCGGCGGTGCGGAGATCTTCGACTGGGAGGTGCGTCAGCACATCGTGGATCACCGGACCCATTGGGAGGACTGGTCGCGGATCCACCGGCTGGCGCACTCGAAGGGGATCAAGACTCCGGCGACGATGCTGTACGGGCACATCGAGGAGCCGCGGCACCGGGTGGATCATGTGCTGCGGCTGCGTGAGCTGCAGGACGAGACGGGCGGGTTCCAGGTGTTCATCCCGCTGCGGTACCAGCACGACTTCGTGGACATGAAGGACGGGAAGGTCCGTAACAAGCTTCAGGCGCGGACGTCGATGGCGACGGGTGCGGAGGCGCTGAAGACGTTCGCGGTGTCGCGGCTGCTGTTCGACAACGTGCCGCACGTGAAGGTGTTCTGGGTGATGCACGGGGTGCAGACGGCTCAGCTGGCGTTGCAGTACGGGGCGGACGACATGGACGGCTCGGTGGTGGAGTACAAGATCACGCATGACGCGGACAACTACGGCACGCCGGACAAGCTGGGCCGGGACGACCTGCTGGAGCTGATCCGGGACGCGGGCTTCCGTCCGATGGAGCGCAACACGCGGTACGAGGTGATCCGCGAGTACCCGGGTCCCGACGCGGCACTGCGCGAGACCCCGCAGGCCATGCGCGTCTGA
- a CDS encoding Lrp/AsnC family transcriptional regulator encodes MDTVDRQLIQALRENGRASYAELGRLVGLSGPSVTDRINRLETAGVITGYRATVAAAELGLGVTALIGISLSDAADHEDVARRLRDLAEIEDCWFIAGDDSFMLKVRASDVDGLEKIIRKLSGTKGVSRTRTTIVLSTKWENRVGELPEEG; translated from the coding sequence ATGGACACGGTGGACAGGCAGCTCATCCAGGCACTCCGTGAGAACGGCCGTGCCTCGTACGCGGAACTGGGCCGTCTCGTGGGCCTCTCCGGCCCCAGCGTCACCGACCGCATCAACCGTCTGGAGACGGCCGGCGTCATCACGGGCTATCGCGCGACCGTGGCCGCGGCCGAGCTCGGCCTCGGCGTCACGGCGCTGATCGGGATCTCCCTCTCCGACGCGGCGGACCACGAGGACGTGGCCCGGCGGCTGCGCGACCTCGCGGAGATCGAGGACTGCTGGTTCATCGCCGGTGACGACTCCTTCATGCTCAAGGTCCGCGCCAGTGACGTGGACGGGCTGGAGAAGATCATCCGCAAGCTCTCGGGCACCAAGGGCGTCTCGCGCACCCGCACCACGATCGTGCTCTCCACGAAGTGGGAGAACCGGGTCGGGGAACTGCCCGAGGAGGGCTGA
- a CDS encoding UbiX family flavin prenyltransferase codes for MTERKRTPWVVGVSGASGTPYAAAVLRGLLAAGESVDLVVSRASRLTLLDETGIAFRDAHWRDDLTEWLARGADGKPGTFETPTGDVRYWGAGDLAAGPSSGSYPVKGMLIVPASTACVAGVALGLSKDLLQRVASVTLKERRKLVVAVRETPLNGQTLKHLVALDEAGAVVLPASPAFYAGATHIQDLVDFVAGRVLDAAGVPHQLYRRWDGELGGAMREGGPEGPRPPEGASGGD; via the coding sequence ATGACTGAGCGCAAGCGCACCCCGTGGGTGGTCGGGGTTTCCGGGGCCTCCGGGACGCCGTACGCGGCGGCCGTGCTCCGCGGCCTGCTGGCGGCCGGGGAAAGTGTGGACCTGGTGGTCAGCCGGGCCTCACGGCTCACCCTGCTGGACGAAACCGGGATCGCCTTCCGTGACGCGCACTGGCGGGACGACCTGACGGAGTGGCTGGCCCGCGGAGCCGACGGCAAGCCGGGCACCTTCGAGACGCCCACGGGCGATGTCCGGTACTGGGGGGCCGGGGACCTGGCGGCGGGCCCGAGTTCGGGCTCGTACCCCGTGAAGGGGATGCTCATCGTGCCCGCGTCCACGGCTTGCGTGGCGGGGGTGGCGCTCGGGCTGTCGAAGGACCTGCTCCAGCGCGTGGCGAGCGTGACGCTCAAGGAGCGGCGCAAGCTGGTGGTGGCCGTGCGGGAGACCCCGCTGAACGGGCAGACGCTGAAGCACCTGGTGGCGCTGGACGAGGCGGGCGCGGTCGTGCTGCCCGCCTCTCCGGCGTTCTACGCGGGTGCGACGCACATCCAGGATCTGGTGGATTTCGTCGCGGGGCGGGTGCTGGACGCGGCAGGGGTGCCGCACCAGCTGTACCGGCGTTGGGACGGAGAGCTCGGTGGAGCGATGCGGGAGGGCGGGCCCGAGGGCCCTCGCCCTCCCGAGGGGGCAAGCGGCGGTGACTAG
- a CDS encoding rhomboid family intramembrane serine protease translates to MSTTLEAGWTRSDRAKAAAKLMLGWIALLWLIEAVDFATGHALDPYGISPRDPDRLIGIVAHPFLHFGFGHVAANSFPLLVLGFVTALSGIRRFLAVSGLICLAVGVGSWLVAPPHTLGAGASGLVFGLFGYVVVRGFVERSALGIAVGLTAAAYWGSSFLLGVLPTDSGVGWYAHLIGLVAGVLTALFFRRPVRAVRPNLADRA, encoded by the coding sequence TTGAGCACGACACTGGAAGCGGGCTGGACGCGGAGCGACCGGGCCAAGGCCGCCGCGAAGCTGATGCTGGGCTGGATCGCCCTGCTCTGGCTGATCGAGGCCGTCGATTTCGCCACCGGTCACGCGCTGGACCCGTACGGAATCAGCCCGCGCGACCCCGACCGGCTGATCGGCATCGTCGCCCACCCGTTCCTGCACTTCGGCTTCGGCCACGTGGCGGCCAACAGCTTCCCGCTGCTCGTCCTCGGCTTCGTCACCGCCCTCAGCGGCATACGGCGCTTCCTCGCGGTGAGCGGGCTGATCTGCCTCGCGGTCGGCGTGGGCTCCTGGCTGGTCGCCCCGCCCCACACCCTCGGGGCCGGCGCCTCGGGCCTGGTCTTCGGCCTCTTCGGGTACGTGGTGGTCCGCGGCTTCGTCGAGCGCAGCGCCCTGGGCATCGCGGTGGGCCTGACGGCCGCCGCCTACTGGGGAAGCTCGTTCCTCCTCGGCGTGCTGCCGACGGACTCCGGGGTGGGCTGGTACGCCCACCTCATCGGCCTCGTCGCGGGCGTGCTGACCGCCCTGTTCTTCCGCCGCCCGGTCCGGGCGGTCCGCCCGAACCTGGCGGACCGGGCCTAG
- the mqnP gene encoding menaquinone biosynthesis prenyltransferase MqnP: MTTADGVVGPGPAPRASGKVKAFLRLVMIEHSVFALPFAYIAALTAMFQLDRTVHWGKLLLVTVCMVGLRTFAMAANRIIDREIDSRNPRTAGRELVTGAVSVRSAWTGAGIALLVFLGSAALLNPLCLMLAPLAVVPMVVYPYGKRFTDFPHAILGLAQAIGPVGAWLAVTGEWSWDAVILGLAVGVWIGGFDLIFGSQDVAADRAEGVKSVPARFGVPAALWGARGAHVVTTALLVWYALATDAGMFFWAGLLIVVCAFFYEHSIVTPHDMSRLNRAFFTVNGFIGIALFACAVLDLAVRGLAF; this comes from the coding sequence ATGACCACCGCCGACGGAGTGGTCGGGCCCGGGCCCGCGCCGCGGGCGAGCGGGAAGGTCAAGGCCTTCCTGCGGCTCGTGATGATCGAGCACTCGGTCTTCGCACTGCCCTTCGCCTACATCGCCGCGCTCACCGCCATGTTCCAGCTCGACCGGACCGTGCACTGGGGCAAGCTGCTGCTCGTCACCGTCTGCATGGTCGGGCTGCGGACCTTCGCGATGGCCGCGAACCGGATCATCGACCGCGAGATCGACTCCCGCAACCCGCGTACGGCCGGCCGCGAGCTGGTCACCGGCGCGGTGTCGGTGCGGTCCGCGTGGACCGGCGCGGGCATCGCGCTCCTCGTCTTCCTCGGCTCGGCCGCGCTGCTCAACCCGCTCTGCCTGATGCTGGCGCCGCTCGCGGTGGTCCCGATGGTGGTGTACCCGTACGGCAAGCGGTTCACGGACTTCCCGCACGCCATCCTCGGCCTGGCCCAGGCCATAGGGCCCGTCGGGGCCTGGCTGGCGGTGACCGGCGAGTGGTCCTGGGACGCGGTGATCCTCGGCCTCGCCGTGGGCGTGTGGATCGGCGGCTTCGACCTGATCTTCGGCTCCCAGGACGTCGCCGCGGACCGTGCGGAGGGCGTCAAGTCCGTCCCGGCCCGCTTCGGCGTCCCGGCCGCCCTCTGGGGCGCCCGTGGCGCACACGTGGTGACCACGGCCCTGCTGGTCTGGTACGCCCTCGCCACCGACGCGGGGATGTTCTTCTGGGCGGGTCTGCTGATCGTCGTCTGCGCCTTCTTCTACGAGCACAGCATCGTGACGCCGCACGACATGTCCCGCCTGAACCGCGCCTTCTTCACGGTCAACGGGTTCATCGGGATCGCCCTCTTCGCGTGCGCCGTGCTCGACCTGGCGGTCCGGGGCCTGGCCTTCTAG
- a CDS encoding menaquinone biosynthesis decarboxylase: protein MAYDDLRSLLRALEREGDLKRIKAEVDPYLEIGEIVDRVNKAGGPALLFENVKGSAMPLAMNVFGTDRRLLKALGLKSYGEISEKIGGLLKPELPQGFVGVREAFGKLGSMVHVPPKKIKGDAPVQEVVLTGDEVDLDQLPALFTWPKDGGSFFNLGLTHTKHPETGVRNLGLYRLQRHDKRTIGMHWQIHKDSRNHYAVAAKRGERLPVAIAFGCPPAVTYASTAPLPGDIDEYLFAGFVAGKRIEMVDCKTVPLQVPANAEVVIEGWLEPGETLPEGPFGDHTGFYTPQEPFPALKIDCVTMRKRPLLQSIVVGRPPTEDGPLGRATERFFLPLLKIIVPDIVDYHLPESGGFHNCAIVSIDKKYPKHAQKVMHAIWGAHMMSLTKLIIVVDSDCDVHDLHEVSWRALGNTDYSRDLTIVEGPVDHLDHSSYQQFWGGKAGIDATKKLPEEGYTRDGGWPDMVESDPATAALVDRRWKEYGL, encoded by the coding sequence ATGGCTTACGACGATCTCCGCTCGCTGCTCCGGGCTCTGGAGCGGGAGGGCGACCTCAAGCGCATCAAGGCCGAAGTCGATCCGTACCTTGAGATCGGCGAGATCGTGGACCGGGTGAACAAGGCGGGCGGCCCGGCCCTCCTCTTCGAGAACGTCAAGGGTTCGGCGATGCCGCTGGCCATGAACGTCTTCGGGACCGACCGCCGCCTGCTGAAGGCCCTCGGACTCAAGTCGTACGGCGAGATCAGCGAGAAGATCGGCGGCCTGCTGAAGCCCGAGCTGCCGCAGGGCTTCGTCGGCGTCCGCGAGGCCTTCGGCAAGCTCGGCTCGATGGTCCACGTGCCGCCGAAGAAGATCAAGGGCGACGCCCCCGTCCAGGAGGTCGTCCTCACCGGCGACGAAGTCGACCTCGACCAGCTGCCGGCCCTCTTCACCTGGCCCAAGGACGGCGGCTCCTTCTTCAACCTCGGCCTGACCCACACCAAGCACCCCGAGACAGGCGTCCGCAACCTCGGGCTCTACCGCCTCCAGCGCCACGACAAGCGCACCATCGGCATGCACTGGCAGATCCACAAGGACAGCCGCAACCACTACGCGGTCGCCGCCAAGCGCGGCGAGCGACTGCCCGTCGCCATCGCCTTCGGCTGCCCGCCCGCGGTGACGTACGCGTCCACCGCGCCGCTGCCCGGCGACATCGACGAGTACCTCTTCGCCGGCTTCGTCGCCGGCAAGCGCATCGAGATGGTCGACTGCAAGACCGTGCCGCTCCAGGTCCCGGCCAACGCGGAGGTCGTGATCGAGGGCTGGCTGGAGCCGGGGGAGACGCTCCCGGAGGGCCCCTTCGGCGACCACACCGGCTTCTACACCCCGCAGGAGCCGTTCCCCGCGCTGAAGATCGACTGCGTGACCATGCGCAAGCGCCCGCTGCTCCAGTCGATCGTCGTCGGTCGGCCGCCGACGGAGGACGGTCCGCTGGGCCGCGCGACGGAACGCTTCTTCCTGCCCCTGCTGAAGATCATCGTCCCGGACATCGTGGACTACCACCTGCCCGAGTCGGGCGGCTTCCACAACTGCGCGATCGTCTCGATCGACAAGAAGTACCCCAAGCATGCGCAGAAGGTCATGCACGCCATCTGGGGCGCACACATGATGTCGCTGACCAAGCTGATCATCGTGGTGGACTCCGACTGCGACGTCCACGACCTGCACGAGGTCTCCTGGCGCGCCCTGGGCAACACGGACTACTCCCGGGACCTGACGATCGTCGAAGGCCCCGTCGACCACCTCGACCACTCCTCGTACCAGCAGTTCTGGGGCGGCAAGGCGGGCATCGACGCCACGAAGAAGCTCCCCGAGGAGGGCTACACCCGCGACGGCGGCTGGCCCGACATGGTCGAGTCCGACCCGGCGACCGCCGCGCTCGTGGACCGCCGCTGGAAGGAGTACGGCCTGTGA
- a CDS encoding PLD nuclease N-terminal domain-containing protein produces the protein MLRYLPFLLIIGLTIYAFIDCLNTPEEEVKHLPKVVWVIIILLFSIVGPVVWLSAGRKRAVAGPGGRAGGGGRARRPQWVAPDDNPEFLKSLKDDQDDKGNDKGNDQGKD, from the coding sequence GTGCTGCGCTATCTGCCGTTCCTGCTGATCATCGGGCTGACCATCTACGCCTTCATCGACTGCCTGAACACCCCTGAAGAAGAGGTGAAACACCTTCCCAAAGTGGTCTGGGTGATCATCATCCTGCTCTTCTCGATCGTCGGTCCGGTGGTGTGGCTGTCCGCGGGCAGGAAGCGTGCCGTGGCCGGTCCCGGCGGGCGCGCCGGCGGTGGCGGCCGGGCGCGCCGCCCGCAGTGGGTGGCACCCGACGACAACCCGGAGTTCCTGAAGTCCCTGAAGGACGATCAGGACGACAAGGGCAACGACAAGGGCAACGACCAAGGCAAGGACTGA
- a CDS encoding cupin domain-containing protein, translated as MITTTPEHLTVSPAATMTGLAAPSRGSAELSTWHLSMAAGATGPDHSISREQVWMLTAGSLEVTWDGGRTEKVTAGQTLVLPPDTVRRVHAPEDAEAYVAMRADGVASVPGTEGTRVLPWAQ; from the coding sequence GTGATCACCACGACCCCCGAGCACCTGACCGTTTCCCCGGCCGCCACCATGACCGGCCTCGCCGCCCCCAGCCGGGGCAGCGCCGAACTCAGCACCTGGCACCTGTCCATGGCCGCCGGAGCCACCGGCCCCGACCACTCCATCAGCCGCGAGCAGGTCTGGATGCTCACCGCCGGCTCGCTGGAGGTCACCTGGGACGGAGGCCGCACCGAGAAGGTCACCGCCGGCCAGACCCTGGTCCTGCCCCCGGACACGGTGCGCCGGGTGCACGCCCCCGAGGACGCCGAGGCGTACGTCGCCATGCGCGCGGACGGGGTGGCCTCGGTCCCGGGCACCGAGGGCACCCGCGTCCTGCCCTGGGCGCAGTGA
- a CDS encoding MarR family winged helix-turn-helix transcriptional regulator: MLGEFTRRLAEAGHTGLRPLHGMAFQALKGPGATAVELAERLGVTKQAAGQIVDDLEKRGYVRREPHPEGGRRKLVVLTGAAEAHLADAGRILHELETELGRSADLGVLRGELGRVLRALGGEGPLPPLRPVW, translated from the coding sequence ATGCTGGGCGAGTTCACCCGCCGGCTGGCCGAGGCCGGACACACCGGCCTGCGCCCCCTGCACGGCATGGCCTTCCAGGCCCTCAAGGGCCCCGGCGCCACCGCCGTCGAGCTCGCCGAACGGCTGGGGGTGACCAAGCAGGCCGCCGGGCAGATCGTCGACGACCTGGAGAAGCGCGGCTACGTCCGCCGCGAGCCGCATCCGGAGGGCGGCCGCCGCAAACTGGTGGTGCTGACCGGCGCGGCCGAGGCCCACCTCGCCGACGCGGGCCGGATCCTGCACGAGCTGGAGACCGAACTCGGCCGCTCCGCGGACCTCGGTGTGCTGCGCGGCGAGCTCGGCCGCGTCCTGCGGGCCCTGGGCGGCGAGGGCCCGCTGCCCCCGCTGCGCCCGGTCTGGTGA
- a CDS encoding SRPBCC domain-containing protein yields MSPVSHATSESRGEGRWSLRFEVHLPHPDDEVWPALTTPEGLRGWLAAADVLERRLGGAVTLRWMNNGPAVSGHVTAWDVERVVEYTVAEHGRIRFHLERVGTDSTVIRFLNERGGPESERFDCLAAWHAHFELLESALAGQPVDWTAWTDTRWAELRASYAAFSKT; encoded by the coding sequence ATGTCTCCTGTGAGCCATGCCACCAGCGAGAGCCGCGGTGAGGGCCGCTGGTCGCTCCGTTTCGAAGTACACCTGCCGCACCCCGACGACGAGGTGTGGCCGGCCCTGACCACGCCGGAGGGCCTGCGCGGCTGGCTGGCCGCCGCCGACGTCCTGGAACGCAGGCTCGGCGGGGCGGTCACACTGCGCTGGATGAACAACGGTCCGGCCGTCTCGGGGCACGTCACCGCCTGGGACGTCGAGCGGGTCGTGGAGTACACGGTCGCCGAGCACGGGCGGATCCGCTTCCACCTGGAGCGGGTGGGAACCGACTCCACGGTGATCCGCTTCCTCAACGAACGCGGCGGCCCGGAGTCCGAGCGCTTCGACTGCCTCGCCGCCTGGCACGCGCACTTCGAACTGCTGGAGTCCGCGCTGGCCGGGCAGCCGGTGGACTGGACCGCCTGGACGGACACCCGCTGGGCCGAGCTACGGGCCTCCTACGCGGCCTTCTCCAAGACGTAG
- the ccsB gene encoding c-type cytochrome biogenesis protein CcsB: MTPLAAAANENLAEISNVLIYSSMAVYTLAFLAHIAEWVFGSRSKVGRTAAALTGGGASAGAPAVQVRQKGARSSGGAGETGGGTAVLDKPKIVTRSAAGSRDVPDGPGAAGGTVQGDLYGRIAISLTALGFLIEAGGVVARAMSVQRAPWGNMYEFSITFSTVAVGAYLALLALKKNVRWLGLILVTSVLLDLGIAVKVLYTASDQLVPALDSYWLYIHVSTAIFCGAVFYIGAAGTVLYLFRDAYEGHVEQGRTPGRFRTSVMERLPSAASLDKFAYRINAAVFPLWTFTIIAGAIWAGDAWGRYWGWDPKEVWSFVTWVAYAAYLHARATAGWKGRKAAYLALFAFACWIWNYYGVNMVLNGLHSYSGV, encoded by the coding sequence ATGACGCCGCTCGCAGCCGCAGCCAACGAGAACCTGGCTGAGATCAGCAATGTCCTGATCTATTCGTCGATGGCGGTCTACACGCTCGCCTTCCTCGCGCACATCGCCGAGTGGGTCTTCGGCAGCCGCAGCAAGGTGGGCCGTACGGCCGCCGCGCTGACGGGCGGCGGCGCCTCCGCCGGCGCGCCCGCCGTGCAGGTGCGGCAGAAGGGGGCGCGAAGCTCCGGTGGAGCCGGTGAAACCGGAGGGGGGACCGCCGTCCTCGACAAGCCCAAGATCGTGACCCGCTCCGCCGCCGGCAGCCGCGACGTCCCCGACGGCCCGGGCGCCGCCGGCGGCACCGTGCAGGGCGACCTCTACGGGCGGATCGCGATCTCGCTGACCGCGCTCGGCTTCCTCATCGAGGCGGGCGGCGTCGTCGCCCGCGCGATGTCGGTGCAGCGGGCCCCCTGGGGCAACATGTACGAGTTCTCGATCACCTTCTCGACGGTGGCCGTGGGCGCGTACCTGGCCCTGCTGGCCCTGAAGAAGAACGTCCGCTGGCTCGGCCTGATCCTCGTCACCAGCGTCCTGCTGGACCTGGGCATCGCCGTCAAGGTGCTGTACACCGCCAGTGACCAGCTGGTCCCGGCCCTGGACTCGTACTGGCTGTACATCCACGTCTCCACCGCGATCTTCTGCGGCGCGGTCTTCTACATCGGCGCCGCCGGCACGGTCCTCTACCTGTTCCGGGACGCCTACGAGGGCCACGTGGAGCAAGGCCGTACGCCGGGCCGCTTCCGCACCTCGGTGATGGAGCGGCTGCCCTCGGCGGCCTCGCTGGACAAGTTCGCGTACCGGATCAACGCGGCCGTCTTCCCGCTGTGGACCTTCACGATCATCGCGGGCGCGATCTGGGCGGGCGACGCCTGGGGCCGCTACTGGGGCTGGGACCCCAAGGAGGTCTGGTCCTTCGTGACGTGGGTGGCGTACGCCGCCTACCTGCACGCCCGTGCCACCGCCGGGTGGAAGGGCCGCAAGGCCGCGTACCTCGCGCTCTTCGCCTTCGCCTGCTGGATCTGGAACTACTACGGCGTGAACATGGTCCTCAACGGACTGCACTCCTACTCGGGCGTCTGA